The DNA segment ACGAATTCAAACGGTTTTGCTGTGTCCGGCCGATCGTGAAGTACGGCAAGCCGTTGGCGTGTGAAACAGCtgtgtatatttttgtagCGCCTTTTTGTGCCGTGTTGTTTGTGCTACCTTTACTTCTCTCATAGTCGAAGAAACTTCTCTAAACCTACTGAAAATGTCCCGCATTATGAGAATTGATGAGGTAAGATGGATTTGTATTGTAGACGCACGGTTGATGACGCCATTGACTTTGGATCAAACGGGCTGGCTTTGATTCGGCATGGTAAAGCAAAGCCGCGTCAAGATACAAAGATCGATGGCCGCCGGAACCATTTTGCACAGCTTGCCACACAGTCCTTGTAGAAGAATGTATTTGCAAAGAGATCGATGAGTATATCTGTTGTTGATTGTTCCCTTTTGTCGTTCAGAACCAGGTAGCTGGAAACCTGCATGAAGGTGGGATGAAGAAAGTGGTTGCTGCCAGACGCCCTGTGTTGGGAGAGCTTGGCAACAAGGTGCTGCGCAATGCTTCCCAGGACCTGCTCGGCAAAGGTGTGGAGAAGGGAGCTGCGCTGAAGAATGCCAACCCGACGCTGAAGAATATTAAGCCACGCGTGGACACTCGATGGCGAAAGGCGGATACTGCTGCGGCGGCAGTTGTTGTTCCCAAAAAAGTAGTCACCCGATCCGATTCGCAAAAGGTTGCGGTAGAGCCTAAACCGTCTGCCAATGCGGATGCTGTAAAGGTGCACGTCCAGCTGAACAAAGGAAACGAGGTAAAACATGTAGCGTTAAAGCGTGAAGACAGTCAGCTGTCGCTGCGGACATTGGCGAAGCAAAATCGTAAGGCTCAACCGAAAAGCGCTCCTAGCAGCGGCACCTCATCATCGGACGAACATGAAATAGTATCAATCTCTAAGGTACGTATTCGAATGTATGGGAAGTCGAAGGTCAATGAGATATAAATTCATATGTGTCTGTGCAGAAACCCGAAAGAGTGGAGGCCCATTCGCAAAAGCTGTTGGAAAACATCGAAAACATCGATGCGAATGATGGCTGGAATCCGATGTTGGTGGCGGAGTACGTGAACGACATTTACAACTATTTGAACGAGCTAGAGAGCAGGCCAGGATATGCGCTGTGCGAGAACTTCTTGGATGGTCATAAAGAGGTAAGTCGTGTGTAAATAAGAGGTGTTATGACAAGAGGTGTGGGTATATTTAACGCATTATTCATACGCAGATTACACATAAGATGCGAACGATTCTGATCGATTGGATCAATGAAGTGCATTATCAGTTCAAACTGGACATCGACACTTACCACATGACAGTGTCGCTCATCGACCGTTATCTGCAGGTAGGTGCAAACTTGTCTCCAGTCTAATGACGTGAAATTAAAACACCCGTTGGCTTTGTTTTGCGCTTTGCAGACGATGAAAACTGTTCCGAAGAAGAAGCTACAGCTGGTAGGCGTGACGGCGATGTTCATTGCATCCAAATACGAGGAACTGTTTCCACCAGAGATACAAGATTTTGTGTACATAACCGACGATACATACCAGAAGTATCAGATTCTCGAGAtggaaaaggaaatggtgAGAACGTTGGACTTCAATCTGGGAAAACCTCTTCCAACCCATTTCCTGCGTCGGTTTTCGAAGGCAGCGAAGGCGTCGGACGTAAATCATGTGCTGGCAAAGTATCTTATTGAGCTTGCCAGTGTGGATTACAGTACCGCGCATTACAAACCATCGGAGGTAAGTTAGCATTTTGCCATGAAATTTGCTTTTCGAATCAAAACCAGGTACATGTGGTATCGTATGTGCCTTTACAGATTGCAGCAGCTGCGTTGTACATATCGTTGTATCTGTTTCCACTAACATCCAACGGCGGGAACGGTACGAGTGCAATAATCTGGACTAAAACACTGGAGCATTACACGCACTACAATGTAAAGTACTTGGCACCAATTGTGCAGCGGCTCGCAAACGTGATCAAGGCTGTTCCCAAAATGatggaaaagaagcaaaaatctTGTTGGCTGAAGTATTCTTCTTCTAAATTCTTAAAAATTTCAACTCATTCAAAGCTCAAAGGAACAGAAATGGACACGCTAGCCGAGGGCAAACTAATTTTctaagattttttttcgtgctattttgtgtaatttttataAGGTGGTTTATGTTTCTTAATTGTGACTTTTTAATTCTGCGTGTGTATCTAATGTATTAAACAAGTTCCATTGATTGAGTCATCATGTTTTGATAATGATACAATTGTtttaatgataatgataagaAATTGAACAGCAGATATATGTTAATTATATCGGTCTGTCGACGGGGAATCAATTTTAACAATAGCCCCAAGAATGAAATTGACTGAATAGAGTAGGTTTAAGCAATCATTTTGTGTGTAATAGCCAGCTAAACATGTATTGTTGGGTGCCTTTACCTTCCTGTTACTTCAATGGATAATGTAATCTACCGGTtacttaaataaaataaatgtctGCACCAACAAAGCTACGACTGCAAGAATGTGTACTTTTGAGTAGCAAGTTTGTCCTATTGTCTATTGCAACTAATAACCGCAATATGTTAATTTATAATCAATTCCTGCATGCATTCActaaaaaaacatgataattAATTACTAACCAAAAACGATGGGAACATGAGCTGTTAGATATGCAAGGCTTAATACTATGGGTTTGTGCAAATCTGCTTATGTCAGAGACGTTGGCCTGCCGTTggggccggtctcgtggtacggtcgtcaactcgtatgactgaacaacatgcccgtcataggttcaagccccgaatggaccgtgcccccccatacgtaggacgaAGATAGTCATCTTGCTATGGTAATtaataagtcattgaaagccaaagcccattAGTGGTACAGTGGACCGACAACGGCTGttatgccaaagaaaaaaaagaagttggTCTTGATTCCtgcaggaaggaaggaatAAACTAACAATTATATATCTACAATATGATTTTTAAAGAGGCTAGGGTCCTAGGTAATGATGAGCAAACGGCTATAAtggcggagccggctccgaccggctccagatCGGCCGGAACCAACGGAtcggagtcagtttcgaaCCAACGGCTTCGGAGCCGGGTGGTTTTACAGATATCTTCCACTAGAATATGCCGCCTTAAAAAGCGGCTATTCTATTTCACATAACATCTGGCTTAGTATTTAATGCATGTTTTACAAGTTATGAACTAAATTGGAACTATTTGCAGGAGTTTCGGCTGTCTGTACCCACGGCTCCGAAGCCGGTTTTAACAAAGCAGACCAAAAAAACCTTTTAATGAGGTTTCAATCGTGAAAATCCGTAAATAGCCGTGTAAGTCATGTTtaaaggaattaaaaaaatgaattgatAAGTTTTGAAGATTGTTAACAAATACGGGTCAAACGTCATGCATGTCAATACTGCAATCACATCGGGTTTTAGCTTCCATACTTGCGAGAAgatatattcgttttttttatgctaTCATACAATGCCGTCTCTATTAAACCATTAGTCCGAAAGCGTTGGTCCGATGCCGTTAATTCGCCGCCGACTCCGGAGCCATTGAAGCAGAGCCGTAGGTGCGGAAATGGCTCCGGGTAAAAGTTGAAACTGGCTCCGGAGCAGTAGCCCCgaagccgttggtgcgctccgaagCGAGCATCACTAGTCCAAGGTATGggaggatttttgtttgtttgtgttgtcaCAAACTCCACACAAATTGCTAGAATCCAGATCCGGTCTCGTTTGCCCGGATtggcccggagtcgttcggagtcgtcgcgAGTCATTTGGAATCGACCCAATTGGTCTTGACCGAACCTGAATAGACTCTTTTGAACCCGATCGGACTCATCCTGACTCGACCGGACTCATCTGGTTTCGACCGGACTCATTCGGACTCGTCCTGGTTTGACCGGACTCATACGGACTAGTCCGGGCTCTAACGGAACTAGAGCTTTTAGTATAGAGCTTTGGAAAAGAATGTCCAATGATCTTGGGATGAAGTTTTTGATTAAgatgaatttaaaaatcataCACAATGCACAACTTTTTATATTATACATGAGCAGTCTCAAGTCTACGGTTTCCATGTTCCTGGAATTACACATCTAAAATTAACGTACTATCTATAGTTAATGGACAAAAAGATCAATAATACTTTTCAATGTGATTGTCTATATACAGTGGCTCACTAAAATGATGGTGATACCGTCACCTTTTTGATACCACTCAACAATACACCATTACTGATCATCTATTTTgtctaaaaaaattaaagttaCTATTATTTGATTGCTATGTTTGCTATTGCTATATATGCGTGCCACAATTCAGTCTGAGGTGCATGTGAATGTGGCATATCACCGGTCGTGTTacgccaaagaagaaaacaatgcAGTGGTAATAAATGTTTTCATTCATCCttctatcatcatcatcgtcatcaacaACATTTTTACCTTGTTATGGGAGATTCGCTCTATACGAGATTTGAatccatgatgggcatgtcgTTTGGCCGTACGACTAGTGAtgtgaagtttttgtcggatCGATTCCAGCTAGCTCCAAAGTTTTCTGGGATCGAATCCGGATAATAGGTCCGGAAttagtttccggaatcgatccGGATaaacgactccggaatcgaaatcagtTCCGGCATCGGAATTGGCACCAAAATAAGAATCGGCTTCCaaacggagtcggtttcggaatctccataagaattgatcgtttacaagtaaattttgattctttgcggctatcaatacgtagcatcattggacccaaacgcctatgcTACGATTTCGATTCTGaaatttcttatttcaattgaaaaactAATTCTCTGATTCTCTCATACTGGTTCCGTTACCAGAGcaaattccaattctggagccgattctgaacgcggaatcgattccggagccgactccggaatcggcttcggagtcgagtccggaatcggctccggagtcgagtccggaatcggctccggagtcgagtccggaatcggctccggagtcgagtccggaatcgaaatcgattccagcatcggaatcggcttcggaattgattccggacacggaatcggaatcgggtaggtctgATTCCGACATCCCACCACTACGTACGGCTCAACGACTTTAATTGACTACTAAAAACTAGGAActaaaaactttttaaaaacgAGTTTGAAACAATCCTGTGtaatttgtgtttaataatgtGAATTTAGAATTATAAATTGTTCTATATGTATTATATCTATTTATTAATCTGTCCTTTAGTTCACTCGTTAGAGCGATATAAAAGGTGTTTTATcgcattttaaacaaatttaaatttgaattgttGCGCACAAACCGTATACATCAACCAAGTGCACGAATTGCTGTTAAGTATCCGAGCGATGTGGTTCATTATTAGTCATAGTCATTTGAGTCTCCTACTTTTTTTCTAATGGTCTACACTCCGCACCCTATGCGCAGAAGTTTAATTCGTTCAATGATGCATCCATCCGGACGCAGTTGATGCTTCAGTTCCCCTATTACTACCGGTAAGGCGACAGTGATCCGTGCGGCGTAATGACCGGAAGTATTGAATTAATTTCTAATTCTTTTGAACGATGCTTGAAAGCGCGTGGTAATAAGCGTAAAAGATACATTCGTCGGGAAACATCCAGTAGTGTGCTTTAGCTGAAATCAACGCACAACAAATCAAGCCAACGCAATGAATGCGCGTCGCATCGACAATCGGAGACAACGGGAGCGAACTGGATGACGGTCGCGCACCATACACCTAATGGACAGAGATTTATTTACTTATCAAAGACGTCATTTTATTATGGCTTAATTCACACTCATCACACCATTGGCTTATCCTTCGCGCGGACCAAGGCGCACCCCTCGTGCCCATTTCGATTTCAATGGTAAGAACGATCAACTGGCGGCAGCCGAAGCTCCCGGACTGCGTTCTGCGTTGTGCGGATGCTGGTAACGGTTTCGAGACGGTAGTGTCGTCTTCCCTGTATCTGCTGGTAGACTCAAATGCCCCCAGCAGCGCAGGGTCTACACTCGCTTCTAAGTGAACCGAGCCGCTCCCATACACACCAGTAACCACAGCCGCACCTAATTAGATctacatttttaaatgaaataatgacGATAATGGGTGACAGTTTTCATATATATTAACAGTAACAACCATCGAGTGGTGCGCCGCGTCCCCGCTGGAACGGTTGTAGAAAAGAGGGTCAGAGGCGCGTGCACGGGGCAGTCCACCGATAGCTGATGGGATCCGCCGGGTCAGTCGAATGAGCAGGATTTTGTGGTGGATGGAGTGCTTACTTACACCGCCgttggttggtttgatttCATTGTCACTGATGCTGAAATGAATAATGCTACACCCAACGGGAGCACTTTTCGGTGATAGTGAGCTTTGAGAGGGGATGGCCGCTGGTGATGACGGTCGTTCCATGGGTGATCGGTTTGCGGATGTGTGTACGCGGACGCCCGTGTGAGTCCGTCGAAAGATAAAAGTAAATCTCGTCCAATGTGATTATCCGATGAGAACAGCTGCTGGCGAGGAAGGACAATGGCTGGCGGGGTGGTCCGCGCGCTTGCTTTACGGGATGTTATTCATTGAAAATGAACGATTTCAACATGCTGTAGAGCGGCGGACTGCGGCCGTTAATTTCAGTTGATTGCGTTGATGAAAGTGTCTGCTCGTTGCTCGGCGGCGAACGATAATGATACCAATGGATTCGGATTCGTTGAACGGATTCGTATGTTCAGTATATAATGCAGATCGATCGTTTGAAATGAGTGCGAGAACTTGTTTAGAACTTTCTGAATCATACGCAGCAATTTTGACCGTTGAGGAGACTTTGAATGGGATAAGTGACGAAGTTCATAATATTACTCTCaaagtattttaaaaacaaataaaaaaacattatggGAGTTCATCATGATCATCTTAAGAACCatggctatcatatatgatagctAGTTATGTTATGTGGAGGGCCATTGCTACCATAGTTAATAGCCAGGGATTACTGATTTTAAATCTTAATTATTTCTGTAAGATTAGAAGCattttatcattaaattttgCTACAAGATGAAATGCTTAGTAAACTATTTATGTATATGGTTTTTGCAAGTAATCATTatgttctatttttgtttaataattcatttaaaaaaatcaagaatataaatgcaaaataaCAATTCCTTTTATAAATATAGGGTAGCCCCATTAATTCTAGTTTCATTTATTGTGAATTACCAAACCATCTGAGATATagcaaattttatttaaaatattcacttAATATCAACCTACGTTGTTTGCATGATCGGTATTTCCATTtcatcaaacaaacattttgttttcttacaatcaatttcaatttaaaactgATGCTGATTTAATGATTAGAACCGAAACATAAAACGAGGATTGTTTCCAAGACAACAAGCCAAAAAGGTATTTTAATTCATAAAATTTCATGACTTGTCAGTTTGTTTATATTCAATTATACTTCTCTAGGGGCTATGGttatcatatatgatagccataaaaaaatgtaaacaaaaagtgcTTGGTCCCCAGGaaaatatacacaaaaaataacactcaAATTAGTATCACCTGAACAGTTTCGCTTTCGCATCACAACCGTTGTATTGCAATATCCTACAATAAGGTAGATTCTCTAAAGAGAGGTTTTCACGGAATGGTTTT comes from the Anopheles coluzzii chromosome 2, AcolN3, whole genome shotgun sequence genome and includes:
- the LOC120951989 gene encoding G2/mitotic-specific cyclin-B-like gives rise to the protein MSRIMRIDENQVAGNLHEGGMKKVVAARRPVLGELGNKVLRNASQDLLGKGVEKGAALKNANPTLKNIKPRVDTRWRKADTAAAAVVVPKKVVTRSDSQKVAVEPKPSANADAVKVHVQLNKGNEVKHVALKREDSQLSLRTLAKQNRKAQPKSAPSSGTSSSDEHEIVSISKKPERVEAHSQKLLENIENIDANDGWNPMLVAEYVNDIYNYLNELESRPGYALCENFLDGHKEITHKMRTILIDWINEVHYQFKLDIDTYHMTVSLIDRYLQTMKTVPKKKLQLVGVTAMFIASKYEELFPPEIQDFVYITDDTYQKYQILEMEKEMVRTLDFNLGKPLPTHFLRRFSKAAKASDVNHVLAKYLIELASVDYSTAHYKPSEIAAAALYISLYLFPLTSNGGNGTSAIIWTKTLEHYTHYNVKYLAPIVQRLANVIKAVPKMMEKKQKSCWLKYSSSKFLKISTHSKLKGTEMDTLAEGKLIF